The genomic interval caaggtcaaaaaaaaaaaatcacaccaggCCCTAGCTTTGCAAAGTTTACAATAACAGGTTGCACCTGCAAACTCCTTGACATGGTCCTAACCACTAAAACATACTTTAGAATGCCTCATTCTAATTTCAAGGATTTAAAGTTGTGCTTAATGTAGGGATGTACTTTTTTCCCCctacaaacttttttattagaatatgaGAATGATTATACCATTACAATTTGTATgccacattttttaagaaaaccaaGTCTATTGGCAGGCAATGTTTGAAGGATGATCTAATAAATTCCCTCATTGATTAGATTGAAGTAGACCAGACAAACCCTGAGTATTATCAAATGTGAGCAGCGACTTCCAAGTTCACCTTTCAATCACCTTTTAACCCATAATTAAAGTGGAGCTAAGGTTTCCATGATTAGACAAGtcaatattgcaaaaaggacaggtgatgtttcctctgcaacaatgagcctgatttattaaagctctccaagactgcagagaaAACTCTTTCATCaggtaacctgggtgatccagcaaacctggaatggatctagtccaggattgaaaacatttgcttacaaatagcaaatgatgttaagaaatccattccaggatttttggatcacccaggttcacagataaaGGACTTCTCCAGTCCttgagagctttaacctccctagtggtctcaTTCCCTcaatatttctatgcaaaaagcggtacaatgtttgcatggaaatgtatttttcattgtagactgtaattctcaggcataactcactaataaataattatatatatattatatgaatatttctttgtattggactcaatacagatattttctattgaatccaatccaaaattatttgaatttcccgccaatcctcccGCCCTCACCAAAGCATgtaccaatgtcaccgggaaacccagtAGATCTGGTCTcagcacttcgcggctggagattgaGGAGAAAGAATGTGtgcccaggacctgtggggacaaGGATACCGGGGGACAGCAATAGAACAAGGTATGTGGGggggtttttttagttaaaaacaacCCAGAGTGtgagtaaaatccaccccgagtcatcaggattaccgctagggggttattaaatcagacccaatgtgtctaACCTGCCTGACTGACCCAGTTTTCTGGTGCCAATGATGTACATGTGCAGCGCCAACTTAGGTGACAGAGATAAATGAGCTTCCATGCACCAGTTGTTATCCCAGCACAGCCATACAAAATGGCCAAAGACCGTCtttaggaggaagaagagaaggattGTAGATAAAGCAGGTGCTTTAAAAGCCCACTTCACTCAGGGTCCAGTGAATACACAATGTTGTATAAAATGTGAAAACTTCACCAGGTTAGGTAACTTTATTTACACAGTATACATAATTGCAGCAGATCATGCGCAGTTCACCAACATGTACAGGCCTCAAAACTTTGTGCTTTTACAATTCAGTCAATGTCATCATCATCAAAAAGGTCTCCAAAACCTGCAAAGCATGAGCACAGAGTTAGTATAAACACCATACATCATAGCGACTGTATTTGTTTTAGCAGCTGCTCTTTTCACAGATTCTGAAATGGCAAGTATAACTGAATTGTATAATCAAACTAGCTATACCAACATCATTTGGTTGATAGTAGAagccctaataaaataaatacaaatatttctgacctatctattatttttaatatcatataCTAAAACAAGACCAGTGTCACAGCCTAATAGTCTTCGTTCAATTTCATCTTAAGCATCTGATATTTCCATGCCTATCGGATGGCCGCATCTTCCACCACACACTATGGTTACAATATTTCTTACAGTACTGCTGTGCCCCTAAGAAATACGTGTCACACATTAGCACTGCAGTGGAGGGCCAGGCATCCATGCCAAATGCTGAAGATTCTGTCTAGTTCTATAAGAGAGCGAACATAAAGAAACAGAATGAAGGACAGCCACGTaacattggtatattttttttgcctggcTTTTTAGTGTGAGTCCTTTTCCATCTCTTGGATGCTGACTCGGTGCTATTAAACACAatgaatgttctttaaaaaagtaCCAATGAAtcagtattttttcttctttattagaTCTGAAGTGACATGAAGAAAAACAAACCTTGGCTCAACTATGGAATAATTTTGCCATTTTTGGATCagattgtgttatttttatccTATGTTGTATTTTTAGTTACTGGCCAACAATCACTAAAGGTAATAAACACTGCAATATTCTTTAGACCAGGAAAGAGAATAATATTCATCACTTACAGTTGAAGTAGTCTAGATGCACAGCCTTTTCGTTTGCTGCCAGGTCCATTAGAAGTCCTGTGCTTCCCCCGGCCTGTAAAACACAACAGATCACATTTTGATTATTTCTAGTAAAAGCACCTGTAATGTAAGGTTAGTATGATGGTATGAGACAGCAGATGGTGTACTTAGACCTTCACTCAGTGACGTTTATGGTGTATTTTGGAGAGCCAGGTTTGATGCATGAAGGCATGACCTGTGTTACTTCATGGTTGTTTCTTATCAGGCAGCTTTAAgtgtttaaagcatacctaaacgcaaaattttcagtttatataaaagggtacacagcccttatatgtaaagagaaaatgttactcatttttattttaagtgcaacatcctgcTGAAATCATAAGTGTTAGTGCAGCTCTGTTGATGGGCTTCAGTGGCTCAACACAGTTCAGAGAACAGGTGAATGCATTTCTGTGTAGTCCAAGTATCTTCCaataatgagcagtttgtggctctcaggtcattTAAAGTggcaacaatgatctttttggttatctgtaagagtgacaatCTTCCTTCTGGTCAgcgatgtaagagacattctacccactgatcCCCATGCTAATGCACTGTGACACGTGAATATAGTatgtatagcaggggttccctgagaacttgaaagttacttcaagggctgcttcatgttaaaaaggttgtgtaGTCTGTCTGGTAAAGCTACTGGCCTGCTTGGTGAACACTGTAGCCTGACTCCATCACATGAAAATGACCTAAGTAATACTTGCTGGGGAGTTTGGAGAAATTGGTAAGCCAAAAGTAAAGGATAGGAGAACCACACACAAACCACCAATTATATAATGTTCCATTATTTTGGGATGATAGAATAAGAAAGAAATAATGGGTGCACTCAGGATTTGCATTTCACATTCTGTCGAGCTGCCCTACTTCATGACCTGCACAGCAGAGAATAGTACTGGGGGAAACAAAACAAGAAGCCAATCATCTCATGTGCTGGGAAGAAGCATGATGATTgactcaacactttttttttttttactaaactattCATGGGCACATGTAGAACTTGGCTAAATAGGAATGCCAGCCCTCATTCCAACCAGAAGACATCTAGTAGTGTCACTGATGTGTGTTCCACTCCAGGCTGAGTGTTGATTCTAAGTGAATCTCATCAATGGGTGCTAAAATATCAGTAAATACAAAACGTTCTTGTTTTGAGTAGAGAAAGTTACAATCATAAGAGTTTATTCATGGCTGTCTGAACTTTCTGTCTTGACAGAAGAGGAAATGGAAGGTAGACATTGTCCTCACTGTTACATATTCCTTGCCtcttattttggaaatattttcagATTCCCCATAACCTTTTGTCTTAGATTCAACAGTTACTAGGACAAACTGAGAAGGATTCAATCTTTTCCTCACTATCTGGGACTGGCAAG from Pyxicephalus adspersus chromosome 4, UCB_Pads_2.0, whole genome shotgun sequence carries:
- the COPS9 gene encoding COP9 signalosome complex subunit 9, with translation MKPAVDEMFPEGAGPYVDLDEAGGSTGLLMDLAANEKAVHLDYFNCFGDLFDDDDID